One segment of Phragmites australis chromosome 13, lpPhrAust1.1, whole genome shotgun sequence DNA contains the following:
- the LOC133888101 gene encoding OVARIAN TUMOR DOMAIN-containing deubiquitinating enzyme 7 isoform X1: MVQKKKKAAAAPKLHKPKRDAAKKFGKKADMAEFRAQLDSLGLKIVEVTADGNCFFRAMGDQLEGSEEEHMKYRSMVVEYIVKHREEFEPFIEDEVPFEEYCDSMLKDGTWAGHMELQAASLVTRRNICIHMLNSPRWYINNFSGREATNMVHLSYHDGEHYNSVRLKEDPCQGPAMPVVIKTDANISSTKNNAQTKAKDLKKSSHRSTYDHTSVKLVMAGTGCSDVAAVEHVLGEMDGDIDAATEYIIAERLAVGTDDAEGDLYMDCACNGDELYKWQDENEVIEHKDEASSSKDETVQKPKSSHSNKDKSKTKECSCGSARKHKTSCCLATAAPSREPPRAKGGQGKGQKGKKQKKKEQAEAAPVQESIAVPDLGALCI, from the exons ATGgttcagaagaagaagaaagcagcCGCGGCTCCCAAACTCCACAAGCCGAAGCGCGACGCG GCGAAGAAGTTCGGGAAGAAGGCTGACATGGCGGAGTTCAGGGCGCAACTGGACTCCCTTGGGTTGAAGATAGTCGAAGTGACCGCAGATGGCAACTGTTTCTTCAG GGCAATGGGTGACCAGCTTGAGGGCAGTGAGGAAGAGCACATGAAGTACCGATCAATGGTTGTGGAATACATTGTG AAACATCGGGAGGAGTTCGAGCCATTTATCGAGGATGAAGTTCCGTTCGAAGAATACTGTGACTCTATGTTAAAGGATGGGACTTGGGCTGGCCATATGGAATTGCAAGCAGCTTCACTTGTCACAAGAAGAAACATATGCATTCACATG CTTAACTCACCACGATGGTACATAAACAACTTTTCTGGTCGTGAAGCTACTAATATGGTTCATTT GTCGTATCATGATGGCGAGCATTACAACAGTGTCAGGCTGAAAGAAGATCCATGTCAAGGTCCTGCAATGCCAGTTGTTATCAAG ACGGACGCCAATATATCTAGTACAAAAAATAACGCTCAAACAAAAGCAAAGGACCTGAAGAAATCCTCACACAGATCAACCTATGATCACACATCAGTTAAATTGGTCATGGCTGGAACTGGATGTTCTGATGTCGCCGCAgttgagcat GTTTTGGGAGAAATGGACGGTGATATTGATGCTGCCACTGAGTACATCATAGCCGAGCGACTTGCGGTGGGTACTGATGATGCAGAGGGAGACCTTTATATGGACTGTGCATGTAATG GAGATGAACTTTACAAATGGCAAGATGAGAAcgaggtgattgagcacaaggATGAAGCAAGTTCTAGCAAAGATGAAACAGTTCAGAAACCCAAAAGTTCACATTCTAATAAG GACAAGTCTAAAACCAAGGAATGCTCTTGTGGCTCTGCAAGGAAGCACAAGACGTCTTGTTGTTTAGCTACGGCTGCACCATCGAGAGAACCTCCAAG GGCCAAAGGTGGCCAAGGGAAAGGCCAGAAAGGaaagaagcaaaagaagaaagaacaaGCTGAAGCAGCACCGGTACAAGAATCTATCGCCGTACCAGACCTAGGAGCTCTTTGCATCTGA
- the LOC133888101 gene encoding OVARIAN TUMOR DOMAIN-containing deubiquitinating enzyme 7 isoform X2, which produces MATVSSVCRAMGDQLEGSEEEHMKYRSMVVEYIVKHREEFEPFIEDEVPFEEYCDSMLKDGTWAGHMELQAASLVTRRNICIHMLNSPRWYINNFSGREATNMVHLSYHDGEHYNSVRLKEDPCQGPAMPVVIKTDANISSTKNNAQTKAKDLKKSSHRSTYDHTSVKLVMAGTGCSDVAAVEHVLGEMDGDIDAATEYIIAERLAVGTDDAEGDLYMDCACNGDELYKWQDENEVIEHKDEASSSKDETVQKPKSSHSNKDKSKTKECSCGSARKHKTSCCLATAAPSREPPRAKGGQGKGQKGKKQKKKEQAEAAPVQESIAVPDLGALCI; this is translated from the exons ATGGCAACTGTTTCTTCAG TCTGCAGGGCAATGGGTGACCAGCTTGAGGGCAGTGAGGAAGAGCACATGAAGTACCGATCAATGGTTGTGGAATACATTGTG AAACATCGGGAGGAGTTCGAGCCATTTATCGAGGATGAAGTTCCGTTCGAAGAATACTGTGACTCTATGTTAAAGGATGGGACTTGGGCTGGCCATATGGAATTGCAAGCAGCTTCACTTGTCACAAGAAGAAACATATGCATTCACATG CTTAACTCACCACGATGGTACATAAACAACTTTTCTGGTCGTGAAGCTACTAATATGGTTCATTT GTCGTATCATGATGGCGAGCATTACAACAGTGTCAGGCTGAAAGAAGATCCATGTCAAGGTCCTGCAATGCCAGTTGTTATCAAG ACGGACGCCAATATATCTAGTACAAAAAATAACGCTCAAACAAAAGCAAAGGACCTGAAGAAATCCTCACACAGATCAACCTATGATCACACATCAGTTAAATTGGTCATGGCTGGAACTGGATGTTCTGATGTCGCCGCAgttgagcat GTTTTGGGAGAAATGGACGGTGATATTGATGCTGCCACTGAGTACATCATAGCCGAGCGACTTGCGGTGGGTACTGATGATGCAGAGGGAGACCTTTATATGGACTGTGCATGTAATG GAGATGAACTTTACAAATGGCAAGATGAGAAcgaggtgattgagcacaaggATGAAGCAAGTTCTAGCAAAGATGAAACAGTTCAGAAACCCAAAAGTTCACATTCTAATAAG GACAAGTCTAAAACCAAGGAATGCTCTTGTGGCTCTGCAAGGAAGCACAAGACGTCTTGTTGTTTAGCTACGGCTGCACCATCGAGAGAACCTCCAAG GGCCAAAGGTGGCCAAGGGAAAGGCCAGAAAGGaaagaagcaaaagaagaaagaacaaGCTGAAGCAGCACCGGTACAAGAATCTATCGCCGTACCAGACCTAGGAGCTCTTTGCATCTGA
- the LOC133888101 gene encoding OVARIAN TUMOR DOMAIN-containing deubiquitinating enzyme 7 isoform X3 has translation MKYRSMVVEYIVKHREEFEPFIEDEVPFEEYCDSMLKDGTWAGHMELQAASLVTRRNICIHMLNSPRWYINNFSGREATNMVHLSYHDGEHYNSVRLKEDPCQGPAMPVVIKTDANISSTKNNAQTKAKDLKKSSHRSTYDHTSVKLVMAGTGCSDVAAVEHVLGEMDGDIDAATEYIIAERLAVGTDDAEGDLYMDCACNGDELYKWQDENEVIEHKDEASSSKDETVQKPKSSHSNKDKSKTKECSCGSARKHKTSCCLATAAPSREPPRAKGGQGKGQKGKKQKKKEQAEAAPVQESIAVPDLGALCI, from the exons ATGAAGTACCGATCAATGGTTGTGGAATACATTGTG AAACATCGGGAGGAGTTCGAGCCATTTATCGAGGATGAAGTTCCGTTCGAAGAATACTGTGACTCTATGTTAAAGGATGGGACTTGGGCTGGCCATATGGAATTGCAAGCAGCTTCACTTGTCACAAGAAGAAACATATGCATTCACATG CTTAACTCACCACGATGGTACATAAACAACTTTTCTGGTCGTGAAGCTACTAATATGGTTCATTT GTCGTATCATGATGGCGAGCATTACAACAGTGTCAGGCTGAAAGAAGATCCATGTCAAGGTCCTGCAATGCCAGTTGTTATCAAG ACGGACGCCAATATATCTAGTACAAAAAATAACGCTCAAACAAAAGCAAAGGACCTGAAGAAATCCTCACACAGATCAACCTATGATCACACATCAGTTAAATTGGTCATGGCTGGAACTGGATGTTCTGATGTCGCCGCAgttgagcat GTTTTGGGAGAAATGGACGGTGATATTGATGCTGCCACTGAGTACATCATAGCCGAGCGACTTGCGGTGGGTACTGATGATGCAGAGGGAGACCTTTATATGGACTGTGCATGTAATG GAGATGAACTTTACAAATGGCAAGATGAGAAcgaggtgattgagcacaaggATGAAGCAAGTTCTAGCAAAGATGAAACAGTTCAGAAACCCAAAAGTTCACATTCTAATAAG GACAAGTCTAAAACCAAGGAATGCTCTTGTGGCTCTGCAAGGAAGCACAAGACGTCTTGTTGTTTAGCTACGGCTGCACCATCGAGAGAACCTCCAAG GGCCAAAGGTGGCCAAGGGAAAGGCCAGAAAGGaaagaagcaaaagaagaaagaacaaGCTGAAGCAGCACCGGTACAAGAATCTATCGCCGTACCAGACCTAGGAGCTCTTTGCATCTGA